A window of the Campylobacter massiliensis genome harbors these coding sequences:
- a CDS encoding DUF2130 domain-containing protein, with the protein MQSSVKCGNCGAEVDVNLALKTELELEMKQKMAAARRDFDKEIETKRAEYKAHLDALSAKEKEFDAKFAAALNAKKTELENEIKAKLEGENLNIVNALKNELEAKSKQINELNLKTLEIEKLKREKSEFESALMAKTEAELSKRLNEEKERLGKALAEQNELKFKQKDEQLEALKKQLNEAQRRIEQGSEQLQGETQELAIEAWLREKFVFDVIDEVKKGANGADVMQIVNTREAQNCGKIYYESKRTKNFSNEWIEKFKTDMRSSGADVGVLVSEARPRELERMGLVDGVWVCNYEEFKALCFVLRQGVVELNFARNSAQNRSNKMEMLYSYLVSNEFKMRIEAIVEGFSAMSEELEREKNAMKRIWKSREKQIEKVRDNAIEMFGSIKGIAGNAIGEIRTLELGFDAGDFDSP; encoded by the coding sequence ATGCAAAGTAGCGTAAAATGCGGCAACTGCGGCGCCGAGGTCGATGTAAATTTGGCTCTTAAAACCGAGCTTGAGCTTGAAATGAAGCAAAAAATGGCGGCAGCTAGGCGAGATTTCGACAAAGAGATCGAGACTAAAAGGGCCGAATACAAGGCGCATTTGGACGCTTTAAGCGCGAAGGAAAAAGAATTCGACGCTAAATTTGCCGCAGCCTTGAACGCAAAAAAAACAGAGCTTGAAAACGAAATAAAAGCAAAGCTCGAGGGCGAAAATTTAAACATAGTAAATGCCCTAAAAAACGAGCTTGAAGCCAAGTCAAAGCAGATAAACGAGCTAAATTTAAAGACGCTCGAAATAGAAAAGCTAAAACGCGAAAAGAGCGAGTTTGAAAGCGCGCTGATGGCTAAAACCGAGGCCGAGCTAAGCAAGCGCCTAAACGAGGAAAAAGAGCGGCTAGGCAAGGCTTTGGCCGAGCAAAACGAGCTAAAATTTAAGCAAAAAGACGAGCAGCTAGAGGCGCTAAAAAAACAGCTAAACGAGGCGCAAAGGCGCATAGAGCAGGGCAGCGAGCAGCTGCAAGGCGAGACGCAAGAGCTCGCCATCGAGGCGTGGCTGCGGGAGAAGTTCGTATTTGACGTCATAGATGAGGTCAAAAAGGGCGCAAACGGCGCGGACGTGATGCAGATCGTAAACACCCGCGAGGCGCAAAACTGCGGCAAAATCTACTACGAGAGCAAACGCACGAAAAATTTCTCAAACGAATGGATAGAGAAATTTAAGACCGATATGCGCTCATCGGGCGCCGACGTCGGGGTGCTAGTTAGCGAGGCGCGGCCGCGGGAGCTAGAGCGCATGGGGCTGGTTGACGGCGTATGGGTGTGCAACTACGAGGAGTTTAAGGCGCTTTGTTTCGTGCTAAGGCAGGGCGTCGTGGAGCTAAATTTTGCTAGGAACTCCGCGCAAAATCGCTCAAACAAGATGGAGATGCTCTACTCGTATCTAGTTAGCAACGAGTTTAAGATGCGGATCGAGGCTATCGTGGAGGGCTTTTCTGCGATGAGCGAGGAGCTGGAGCGCGAGAAAAACGCGATGAAACGAATCTGGAAGAGCCGCGAAAAACAGATCGAAAAGGTGCGCGACAACGCGATCGAGATGTTTGGCTCGATAAAGGGGATCGCTGGAAATGCGATAGGGGAGATAAGGACGCTGGAGCTGGGGTTTGATGCGGGCGATTTTGATTCCCCGTAA
- a CDS encoding CbrC family protein, translating to MPHFRYHPNPFKTGVFKEGVSVVCECCKQATDACYCGSIYCVADVNYLCPHCIASGAAAAKFDASFIQDADPLLPGVADAQAKTEELFKRTPGYFSWQGERWLVCCDDYCEFLGDVGTKELQEMGIAKEVFEEYALRGEFAVEDVQSYLVAGGDMAGYLFRCTRCGKYKIQVDAS from the coding sequence ATGCCTCATTTTCGCTACCACCCAAATCCCTTTAAAACGGGCGTGTTTAAAGAGGGCGTAAGCGTGGTTTGCGAGTGCTGCAAACAGGCGACGGACGCGTGTTATTGCGGCAGCATTTACTGCGTGGCGGACGTGAACTACCTTTGCCCTCACTGCATCGCTAGCGGCGCGGCTGCGGCGAAATTTGACGCCAGCTTCATCCAAGACGCGGATCCTCTACTGCCGGGCGTTGCGGACGCGCAGGCTAAAACCGAGGAGCTGTTTAAAAGGACGCCTGGGTATTTTAGCTGGCAGGGGGAGCGTTGGCTTGTTTGCTGCGACGATTACTGCGAGTTTTTGGGCGACGTAGGCACGAAAGAGCTGCAGGAGATGGGCATCGCAAAAGAAGTTTTTGAGGAATACGCCCTGCGCGGCGAATTTGCGGTAGAGGACGTGCAGAGCTATCTCGTCGCGGGCGGCGATATGGCGGGCTATCTGTTTCGTTGCACCCGCTGCGGCAAGTATAAAATTCAGGTCGATGCAAGCTAA
- a CDS encoding SseB family protein: MNENLNDFIDAFLLGGGEQSEKALIAALKKTEFLAPVLINQALAKPDGSAVYEEEGSNIKFVLLEDEESGLSYFPAFSSRGEMMRWRNDAEQEAINLRLKDYAAMLDGAEGKYAGVVIDAFSHSLILDLAKLKAICAE, encoded by the coding sequence ATGAACGAAAATTTAAACGATTTTATAGACGCATTTTTACTAGGCGGCGGCGAGCAGAGCGAAAAGGCGCTAATCGCAGCGCTAAAAAAGACAGAGTTTTTGGCGCCCGTACTCATAAACCAAGCCTTAGCAAAGCCCGACGGTAGCGCAGTTTACGAAGAAGAAGGCTCAAATATCAAATTTGTCCTACTAGAAGACGAGGAGAGCGGACTTAGCTATTTCCCGGCGTTTTCTAGTAGGGGCGAGATGATGAGATGGCGAAACGACGCCGAACAGGAGGCGATAAACCTGCGCCTAAAAGACTATGCCGCTATGCTAGATGGCGCCGAAGGTAAATACGCCGGAGTCGTGATAGACGCCTTTTCGCATAGTTTGATTTTGGATTTGGCAAAACTCAAAGCAATCTGCGCTGAGTAA